The Desulfuromonas versatilis genome has a segment encoding these proteins:
- a CDS encoding dihydrolipoamide acetyltransferase family protein has protein sequence MFEFKFPDVGEGIAEGEIVRWLVAVGDRVKAHQPIVEMETDKAVVELPAPVGGTVRELRGAEGDTIQVGEVLAVIEEEAAAQPERPAALGVVGQLEVAEEPPPAEAEPEAPVAVLPADRKLAEELGVDLVGVKPSGPRGRITAEDIRAAAGAGEARTEAPREPERIPLKGVRKVMARSMVASHSSAVHVTIMERADALALRELRQRERKLVESRGLKLTYLPLVVKALTLVLERYPLLNSSLDEQAGQVVLHREINIGFAVDTPDGLLVPVVRRARHMSILELAGALLDLSERARQRKITPAELKGGTFTVTNYGAIGGLWGTPIINPPEAAILGIGRIEEAPVVREGQVVARPVVPLSLTFDHRIIDGATAQRFFNALIEHIENPDLILLEN, from the coding sequence ATGTTCGAATTCAAGTTCCCCGATGTCGGGGAGGGGATCGCGGAAGGGGAGATCGTGCGCTGGCTGGTCGCGGTCGGCGACCGGGTCAAGGCCCACCAGCCGATCGTGGAGATGGAGACCGACAAGGCGGTGGTGGAGCTCCCCGCGCCGGTCGGCGGAACGGTGCGCGAGCTGCGCGGCGCCGAAGGCGATACCATCCAGGTCGGAGAGGTGCTGGCGGTGATCGAGGAAGAGGCCGCCGCGCAGCCCGAACGCCCCGCGGCCCTCGGGGTGGTGGGGCAACTGGAGGTGGCCGAGGAGCCTCCCCCTGCCGAGGCGGAGCCGGAAGCGCCGGTGGCGGTTCTGCCGGCAGACCGCAAGCTGGCCGAGGAGCTCGGGGTGGACCTGGTCGGGGTCAAGCCCAGCGGTCCCCGGGGGCGGATCACCGCGGAGGATATCCGGGCCGCGGCCGGTGCCGGGGAGGCCCGGACCGAAGCGCCCCGCGAGCCCGAACGCATCCCGCTCAAGGGGGTGCGCAAAGTGATGGCCCGCTCGATGGTCGCCTCGCACTCCTCGGCGGTGCACGTGACCATCATGGAGCGGGCCGATGCCTTGGCGCTGCGCGAACTGCGCCAACGCGAGCGCAAGCTGGTCGAAAGCCGCGGGCTCAAACTGACCTATCTCCCCCTGGTGGTCAAGGCCCTGACCCTGGTGCTGGAGCGTTACCCCCTGCTCAACAGCTCCCTCGACGAGCAGGCCGGGCAGGTGGTGCTGCATCGGGAGATCAACATCGGCTTCGCCGTGGATACGCCCGATGGCCTGCTGGTGCCGGTGGTGCGCAGGGCGCGGCACATGAGCATTCTCGAGCTGGCCGGGGCCCTGCTCGACCTCTCCGAGCGGGCCCGGCAGCGCAAGATCACCCCGGCCGAACTCAAGGGGGGAACCTTCACCGTCACCAATTACGGGGCCATCGGCGGACTCTGGGGGACGCCGATCATCAACCCCCCGGAGGCGGCGATCCTGGGGATCGGCCGCATCGAGGAAGCGCCGGTGGTGCGGGAGGGGCAGGTGGTGGCGCGGCCGGTGGTGCCGCTGTCGCTGACCTTCGACCACCGGATCATCGACGGGGCCACGGCCCAGAGGTTTTTCAACGCCCTGATCGAGCACATCGAAAACCCCGACCTGATCCTGCTCGAAAACTGA
- a CDS encoding alpha-ketoacid dehydrogenase subunit beta gives MAQMNMVEAINLALREEMERDPDVILLGEDVGKEGGVFRVTEGLQQRFGENRSIDTPLAESGIVGCAFGMALLGLKPVAEIQFMGFLYPAYDQIISHVGRIRNRTRGVYSAPMVIRMPYGGGIHAPEHHSESTEALLAHTPGIKVVIPSSPADARGLLKSAIRDPDPVLFLEPKRIYRAIKEEVPEGEVLVPLGKARRVREGGDLTLVAWGAMVREAQKAAEELAGQGIEAEIIDPRSISPLDEAAIVESVKKTGRCVVVHEAPRTCGLGAEISALLMEQALLYLKAPVERVSGFDTVMPLPKGEHFYLPDLRRILRGARKVLEF, from the coding sequence ATGGCACAGATGAACATGGTCGAGGCCATCAACCTGGCCCTGCGCGAGGAGATGGAGCGGGACCCGGATGTCATCCTGCTCGGCGAGGACGTGGGTAAGGAAGGGGGCGTGTTCCGGGTCACCGAGGGGCTGCAGCAGCGTTTTGGCGAAAACCGCTCCATCGATACCCCGCTGGCCGAGTCGGGGATCGTCGGCTGCGCCTTCGGCATGGCGCTGCTGGGGCTCAAGCCGGTGGCCGAGATCCAGTTCATGGGTTTTCTCTACCCCGCCTACGACCAGATCATCTCCCACGTCGGGCGCATCCGCAACCGCACCCGCGGGGTCTACAGCGCGCCCATGGTGATCCGCATGCCCTACGGCGGCGGCATCCACGCTCCCGAGCACCACTCGGAGAGCACCGAGGCGCTGCTCGCCCACACCCCCGGGATCAAGGTGGTGATCCCCTCCTCGCCGGCCGATGCGCGGGGGCTGCTCAAGTCGGCGATCCGCGACCCCGACCCGGTGCTGTTCCTGGAGCCCAAGCGCATCTACCGTGCCATCAAGGAGGAGGTGCCCGAGGGCGAGGTGCTGGTGCCCCTCGGCAAGGCCCGGCGGGTCCGCGAAGGGGGGGACCTGACCCTGGTGGCCTGGGGCGCGATGGTGCGCGAGGCGCAGAAGGCGGCCGAGGAGCTCGCCGGCCAGGGGATCGAGGCGGAGATCATCGATCCGCGCAGCATCTCGCCGCTGGACGAGGCGGCCATCGTCGAATCGGTGAAAAAGACCGGCCGCTGCGTGGTGGTGCACGAGGCGCCGCGCACCTGCGGCCTGGGGGCGGAGATTTCGGCTCTGCTGATGGAGCAGGCGCTGCTCTATCTCAAGGCCCCGGTGGAGCGGGTGAGCGGCTTCGATACGGTGATGCCCCTGCCCAAGGGCGAGCATTTCTACCTGCCCGACCTGCGGCGGATTCTGCGGGGGGCGCGCAAGGTACTGGAGTTCTGA